In the Micromonospora narathiwatensis genome, one interval contains:
- a CDS encoding UbiA family prenyltransferase, with product MPSSVLGLVRASHPEPAAAVTVVAGLLAAGVGHRPAGVAAVVLTVLASQLAVGWSNDALDAHRDAMVGRTDKPAATGVVRRRTLGYAAATAAVATPLVALSLNGAAAACVTLGLVSALLYNWPLKSTPLSVLPYAVSFGALPGFVVLALPGAPAPPVWLVAAAACLGAGAHFANVLPDLADDARTGVRGLPHRLGPTGSRLAAAGLLLAATVVLVVGPPGPPSWAGLSAIAVAVVVPALGWYAGRSAAPAGGRPVAAFRAVMVVALLDVVLLVTNGRVI from the coding sequence ATGCCGTCTTCGGTGTTAGGGCTGGTCAGGGCGAGCCATCCGGAACCGGCCGCCGCGGTCACCGTGGTGGCCGGGCTGCTGGCGGCCGGCGTGGGGCACCGGCCGGCCGGGGTCGCCGCCGTGGTGCTCACCGTGCTGGCCAGCCAGCTCGCCGTGGGCTGGAGCAACGACGCGCTCGACGCGCACCGGGACGCCATGGTGGGGCGTACCGACAAACCGGCGGCCACCGGCGTGGTCCGGCGACGAACCCTCGGGTACGCCGCGGCCACGGCCGCCGTCGCCACCCCGCTGGTGGCGCTGTCCCTCAACGGCGCGGCGGCGGCGTGCGTCACGCTCGGGCTGGTGTCCGCGCTGCTCTACAACTGGCCGCTGAAGTCGACCCCGCTGTCGGTGCTGCCGTACGCGGTCTCCTTCGGCGCGCTGCCCGGCTTCGTGGTGCTGGCCCTGCCCGGCGCGCCCGCGCCCCCGGTCTGGTTGGTGGCCGCCGCCGCCTGCCTGGGCGCCGGGGCGCACTTCGCCAACGTGCTGCCGGACCTGGCGGACGACGCGCGGACCGGGGTGCGCGGGCTGCCGCACCGGCTGGGGCCGACCGGCAGCCGGCTGGCCGCCGCCGGCCTGCTCCTCGCGGCGACCGTCGTCCTGGTCGTCGGGCCACCGGGGCCGCCGTCGTGGGCGGGCCTGTCGGCCATCGCCGTCGCCGTCGTGGTGCCGGCCCTCGGCTGGTACGCCGGACGGAGCGCGGCCCCGGCCGGCGGCCGGCCGGTGGCCGCCTTCCGGGCGGTGATGGTGGTGGCGCTCCTCGACGTGGTCCTGCTGGTGACGAACGGCCGGGTGATCTGA
- a CDS encoding RodZ family helix-turn-helix domain-containing protein produces the protein MTRSIRGSGRAALLLAGTAGAASLLLSGCGAGQVAETAIKVPSVQGVNVQTPDFQFLVRGLYVQSPGTEGYQAGANAPLDVVLYNDSKAAVTVTVTTDSARDIVLTGADAGGPQASPTNSPTEPASASPTPSNPNASPSEALGSGAPASPSATPIETAPTGLPARIEIPAKGFAQLSPASDRFLQLVGLNDKLLSGQQVSLTFDFGNGQVIRTGAPIGVPFTPAAPPSPIVHPREEAGPESGGPHG, from the coding sequence GTGACGCGCTCGATCAGGGGTTCCGGACGGGCGGCCCTGCTGCTGGCCGGCACGGCTGGGGCGGCGAGCCTGCTGCTGTCCGGGTGTGGCGCCGGCCAGGTGGCCGAGACCGCCATCAAGGTCCCGTCGGTGCAGGGCGTCAACGTCCAGACCCCCGACTTCCAGTTCCTGGTGCGCGGCCTGTACGTGCAGTCCCCGGGCACCGAGGGCTACCAGGCGGGTGCCAACGCCCCGCTCGACGTCGTCCTCTACAACGACAGCAAGGCCGCGGTCACGGTGACCGTCACCACCGACAGCGCCCGTGACATCGTGCTCACCGGCGCCGACGCGGGCGGCCCGCAGGCGAGCCCGACCAACTCCCCGACCGAGCCGGCCTCCGCCTCGCCCACCCCGAGCAACCCGAACGCCTCGCCGAGTGAGGCGCTGGGGTCGGGCGCGCCCGCCTCCCCGTCGGCCACCCCGATCGAGACGGCCCCGACCGGCCTGCCGGCCCGGATCGAGATCCCGGCCAAGGGATTCGCCCAGCTCAGCCCCGCCAGCGACCGCTTCCTCCAGCTCGTCGGCCTGAACGACAAGCTGCTCAGCGGCCAGCAGGTCAGCCTGACCTTCGACTTCGGCAACGGCCAGGTCATCCGGACCGGGGCCCCGATCGGCGTACCGTTCACCCCGGCCGCGCCGCCCTCGCCGATCGTCCACCCCCGCGAGGAGGCGGGCCCCGAGAGCGGCGGCCCCCACGGCTGA
- the radA gene encoding DNA repair protein RadA: MSTPRSTSSRATTTGRSRGAAREPRPAYECDACGHQPPKWVGRCPECGEWGSVVECTVTGPLVSGRVVSSRMPAEPARPIATISAAPARARPTGVSELDRVLGGGLVPGAVVLLAGEPGVGKSTLLLDVAQQWAANAGSPSLVVSGEESVSQVRLRAERMGTLHEQLYLAAESDLSAVLGHLDAVKPGLLVLDSVQTVSTTGAEGVPGGVTQVRAVTAALVAVAKERGVATVLVGHVTKDGQVAGPRVLEHLVDVVLHFEGDKHSSLRMVRGVKNRFGAADEVGCFEMHEGGISSLADPSGLFLTRYSEPVPGTCVTVAMEGRRALVTEVQALIGATVAGSPRRTVSGLDGARLAMVLAVLQRRTERLTLHDREVFAATVGGIRVVEPAADLAVALAVASGGLNLAIAPHLVAIGEVGLTGEVRRVGAVPRRLAEAARLGFRLALVPPGCGPGSSGVAPENMRVIEVTDVRGALQAAARASAE, from the coding sequence GTGAGCACGCCCCGATCGACCTCCTCCCGCGCCACCACCACCGGTCGCAGCCGCGGCGCCGCCCGGGAGCCACGCCCGGCGTACGAGTGCGACGCCTGCGGCCACCAGCCCCCAAAGTGGGTGGGGCGCTGTCCGGAGTGCGGCGAGTGGGGCTCGGTGGTCGAGTGCACGGTCACCGGGCCGCTGGTCTCCGGCCGGGTGGTCAGTTCCCGGATGCCCGCCGAGCCGGCCCGCCCGATCGCGACCATCAGCGCCGCGCCGGCCCGGGCCCGGCCCACCGGGGTCAGCGAGCTCGACCGGGTGCTCGGCGGCGGCCTGGTCCCCGGCGCGGTGGTGCTGCTCGCCGGCGAGCCCGGAGTCGGCAAGTCCACCCTGCTGCTCGACGTGGCCCAGCAGTGGGCGGCCAACGCCGGCAGCCCGTCGCTGGTGGTCAGCGGCGAGGAGTCGGTCAGCCAGGTGCGGCTGCGCGCCGAGCGGATGGGCACCCTGCACGAGCAGCTCTACCTGGCCGCCGAGAGCGACCTGTCGGCGGTGCTCGGCCACCTCGACGCGGTCAAGCCGGGGCTGCTGGTGCTCGACTCGGTGCAGACCGTCTCGACCACCGGCGCGGAGGGCGTGCCGGGCGGGGTCACCCAGGTCCGGGCGGTCACCGCGGCCCTGGTCGCGGTCGCCAAGGAGCGTGGCGTCGCCACCGTGCTGGTCGGCCACGTGACCAAGGACGGTCAGGTCGCCGGCCCCCGGGTGCTGGAGCACCTGGTCGACGTGGTGTTGCACTTCGAGGGCGACAAGCACTCGTCGCTGCGCATGGTCCGGGGGGTGAAGAACCGGTTCGGCGCGGCCGACGAGGTGGGCTGCTTCGAGATGCACGAGGGGGGCATCAGCAGCCTGGCCGACCCGTCCGGGCTCTTCCTCACCCGCTACTCGGAGCCGGTGCCGGGCACCTGCGTCACGGTGGCGATGGAGGGGCGGCGGGCCCTGGTGACCGAGGTGCAGGCGCTGATCGGCGCGACGGTCGCCGGCTCGCCACGGCGTACGGTCTCCGGGCTGGACGGGGCGCGGCTGGCGATGGTGCTGGCGGTGCTCCAGCGGCGCACCGAGCGGCTGACCCTGCACGATCGTGAGGTGTTCGCCGCCACGGTCGGCGGCATCCGGGTGGTGGAGCCGGCCGCCGACCTGGCCGTGGCGCTCGCGGTCGCCTCCGGCGGCCTCAACCTGGCCATCGCCCCGCACCTGGTGGCGATCGGCGAGGTCGGGCTCACCGGCGAGGTACGCCGGGTCGGGGCGGTGCCGCGCCGGCTGGCCGAGGCGGCCCGGCTCGGCTTCCGGCTGGCCCTGGTGCCACCCGGCTGCGGGCCGGGCAGCAGCGGGGTGGCCCCGGAGAACATGCGGGTGATCGAGGTCACTGACGTACGCGGGGCGCTCCAGGCTGCCGCCCGCGCTTCGGCCGAGTGA
- the disA gene encoding DNA integrity scanning diadenylate cyclase DisA — protein sequence MPIDRDATKPTATTPHARTGAVGSSARPISVSVTGSVGGTGGDPLRANLALMAPGTALRDGLERILRGRTGALIVLGYDKVVDSICTGGFPMDVEFSATRVRELCKMDGAVVLSSDGTRIVQAGVHLMPDPSIPTEESGTRHRTAERVARQTGYPVISVSQSMRIISLYVNGQRHVLDDSAAILSRANQALATLERYKLRLDEVSGTLSALEIEDLVTVRDAVAVVQRLEMVRRIADEIAGYVVELGTDGRLLALQLDELMAGVDADRTLVIRDYLPVGRKSRTLDEALVELDLLSATELIDLVAVAKAIGYPSASDALDAAVSPRGFRLLAKVPRLPAAVVDRLVVHFGSLQRLLGATVEDLQAVEGVGDARARGVREGLSRLAEASILERYV from the coding sequence GTGCCGATCGACCGCGATGCCACCAAGCCCACCGCGACGACGCCGCACGCCCGCACCGGCGCCGTGGGTTCCTCCGCCCGTCCGATCAGCGTGAGCGTGACCGGGAGCGTCGGCGGAACCGGCGGGGACCCGCTGCGGGCCAACCTCGCCCTGATGGCGCCCGGCACCGCCCTGCGGGACGGTCTGGAGCGCATCCTGCGCGGTCGCACCGGCGCGCTGATCGTCCTCGGCTACGACAAGGTGGTCGACTCGATCTGCACCGGCGGCTTCCCGATGGACGTCGAGTTCTCCGCGACCCGGGTCCGTGAGCTGTGCAAGATGGACGGCGCGGTGGTGCTCTCCAGCGACGGCACCCGGATCGTGCAGGCAGGTGTGCACCTGATGCCCGACCCGTCGATCCCCACCGAGGAGTCCGGCACCCGGCACCGCACGGCGGAGCGGGTGGCCCGGCAGACCGGCTACCCGGTCATCTCGGTCAGCCAGTCCATGCGGATCATCAGCCTCTACGTCAACGGCCAGCGGCACGTGCTGGACGACTCGGCGGCGATCCTGTCCCGGGCCAACCAGGCCCTGGCCACCCTGGAGCGCTACAAGCTCCGCCTCGACGAGGTCTCCGGCACCCTGTCCGCCCTGGAGATCGAGGACCTGGTCACCGTACGCGACGCGGTGGCGGTGGTGCAGCGGCTGGAGATGGTCCGCCGGATCGCCGACGAGATCGCCGGGTACGTGGTGGAGCTGGGCACCGACGGTCGGCTGCTCGCCCTCCAGCTCGACGAGCTGATGGCCGGCGTCGACGCCGACCGTACCCTGGTCATCCGGGACTACCTGCCGGTCGGCCGGAAGTCGCGCACCCTCGACGAGGCGCTGGTCGAGCTGGATCTGCTCAGCGCCACCGAGCTGATCGACCTGGTCGCGGTGGCCAAGGCGATCGGCTACCCGTCCGCCTCCGACGCTCTCGACGCGGCGGTGAGCCCGCGCGGCTTCCGCCTGCTGGCGAAGGTGCCTCGACTGCCCGCAGCCGTGGTGGACCGGCTGGTGGTGCACTTCGGCAGCCTCCAGCGGCTGCTCGGTGCCACGGTGGAGGACCTCCAGGCCGTCGAGGGGGTCGGCGACGCCCGGGCCCGGGGCGTCCGCGAGGGGCTGTCCCGGCTCGCCGAGGCGTCCATTCTGGAGCGGTACGTCTGA
- a CDS encoding peptide deformylase, whose translation MTAEYVGLGGWTPDALAVPGEVRPVVVAPDPVLSRPGPEVDPTSDEVVRLAADLVATMRISPGCVGLAAPQVGVSAQVFAVDVTGHPKAATVHGTFVLCNAKVVEASRWKAGREGCMSVPDLTGDVKRAGRLVVEAVLPGTGEPVRLVTDAFEARALQHEIDHCAGLLFLDRVASAHAVYQRKVYL comes from the coding sequence GTGACCGCCGAGTACGTCGGCCTGGGCGGCTGGACCCCCGACGCGCTGGCGGTGCCGGGTGAGGTACGGCCGGTGGTGGTCGCGCCCGACCCGGTGCTCAGCCGGCCCGGCCCGGAGGTCGACCCGACCTCGGACGAGGTGGTCCGACTCGCCGCCGACCTGGTCGCCACCATGCGGATCTCGCCGGGTTGCGTGGGCCTCGCCGCGCCGCAGGTCGGGGTGAGCGCCCAGGTGTTCGCGGTGGACGTCACCGGCCATCCGAAGGCGGCCACCGTGCACGGCACGTTCGTGCTCTGCAACGCGAAGGTGGTCGAGGCGTCCCGCTGGAAGGCCGGGCGGGAGGGCTGCATGTCGGTGCCCGACCTGACCGGTGACGTGAAGCGCGCCGGCCGGCTGGTGGTTGAGGCGGTGCTCCCGGGCACCGGCGAGCCCGTGCGGCTGGTCACCGACGCCTTCGAGGCGCGGGCGCTCCAGCACGAGATCGACCACTGCGCCGGCCTGCTCTTCCTCGACCGGGTGGCCAGCGCGCACGCCGTCTACCAGCGCAAGGTCTACCTCTGA
- a CDS encoding glycine cleavage system protein R, which translates to MNELAITVIGRDRPGIVADVAEALAALGANLTDSTMTRLRGHFAMTLICVGPAAADVEAALAPLAADGQLLATVRAVTPDGQTPTPGEPYVLAVHGADRMGIVATMTRVLADAGGNVTDLSTRLTGSLYVVVAEVELPPGSSDEVAGRLARTAAELGVGVSLRPADTDLL; encoded by the coding sequence GCGATCACCGTCATCGGCCGGGACCGGCCGGGCATCGTGGCCGATGTCGCCGAGGCGCTCGCGGCGCTCGGCGCGAACCTCACCGACTCCACGATGACCCGGCTGCGGGGTCACTTCGCGATGACCCTGATCTGCGTGGGCCCGGCCGCCGCCGACGTCGAGGCCGCGCTGGCCCCGCTCGCCGCCGACGGCCAGCTCCTGGCCACCGTACGCGCGGTCACCCCGGACGGGCAGACGCCGACGCCCGGCGAGCCCTACGTGCTGGCGGTGCACGGCGCGGACCGGATGGGCATCGTCGCCACGATGACCCGGGTGCTGGCCGACGCGGGCGGCAACGTCACCGATCTGAGCACCCGGCTGACCGGGTCCCTCTATGTGGTGGTCGCCGAGGTCGAGCTGCCACCGGGCAGCTCCGACGAGGTGGCCGGCCGGCTCGCCCGTACCGCCGCCGAGCTCGGCGTGGGCGTCAGCCTCCGCCCGGCGGACACGGACCTGCTGTGA